A single genomic interval of Camelina sativa cultivar DH55 chromosome 11, Cs, whole genome shotgun sequence harbors:
- the LOC104722429 gene encoding transcription factor bHLH126 isoform X2 has translation MDPSQNLNPKGYQRQRPFSSAGEGGSSGGSGMPHETDDNKKQKKLLHRDIERQRRQEMATLFAALRTHLPLQYIKGKRAVSDHVNGAVNFIKDTETRIKELSARRDELSRETGQRYQSNPDPAKTESDLPKSDPATVMVQPHVSGLEVVVSSNSSGPEALLLSRVLETLQEKGLEVVSSLTTRVNERLMHTIQVEVNSFGCIDLAWLQEKLVEDLILSTGY, from the exons ATGGATCCTTCTCAGAATCTTAATCCGAAAGGGTACCAGAGACAAAGACCGTTTAGCTCAGCCGGCGAGGGCGGCAGCAGCGGCGGCTCCGGTATGCCCCATGAAACAGATGACaataagaagcagaagaagcttCTCCACCGCGACATCGAACGCCAAAGAAGACAAGAAATGGCTACACTCTTCGCTGCTCTTCGCACTCACCTACCTCTCCAATACATCAAG gGAAAAAGAGCTGTTTCGGATCATGTAAACGGAGCGGTGAATTTTATTAAGGACACGGAAACACGGATTAAAGAACTCAGTGCAAGAAGAGATGAACTAAGTAGAGAAACGGGTCAGAGATATCAGTCGAATCCGGATCCAGCAAAAACTGAATCCGATTTGCCTAAATCGGATCCGGCGACTGTGATGGTGCAACCACACGTGAGCGGCTTAGAAGTGGTGGTGAGCAGCAACTCCTCAGGTCCCGAAGCTTTGCTCCTCTCAAGAGTGCTTGAGACACTTCAAGAGAAAGGGCTTGAAGTCGTCAGCTCTCTCACGACAAGAGTCAATGAGAGGCTCATGCACACTATTCAAGTTGAG GTTAATAGTTTCGGATGCATCGACTTAGCTTGGTTGCAGGAGAAGCTAGTTGAGGATTTGATACTTTCAACAGGGTACTGA
- the LOC104722429 gene encoding transcription factor bHLH126 isoform X1 produces the protein MDPSQNLNPKGYQRQRPFSSAGEGGSSGGSGMPHETDDNKKQKKLLHRDIERQRRQEMATLFAALRTHLPLQYIKGKRAVSDHVNGAVNFIKDTETRIKELSARRDELSRETGQRYQSNPDPAKTESDLPKSDPATVMVQPHVSGLEVVVSSNSSGPEALLLSRVLETLQEKGLEVVSSLTTRVNERLMHTIQVEVNSFGCIDLAWLQEKLVEDLILSTGKYLKSS, from the exons ATGGATCCTTCTCAGAATCTTAATCCGAAAGGGTACCAGAGACAAAGACCGTTTAGCTCAGCCGGCGAGGGCGGCAGCAGCGGCGGCTCCGGTATGCCCCATGAAACAGATGACaataagaagcagaagaagcttCTCCACCGCGACATCGAACGCCAAAGAAGACAAGAAATGGCTACACTCTTCGCTGCTCTTCGCACTCACCTACCTCTCCAATACATCAAG gGAAAAAGAGCTGTTTCGGATCATGTAAACGGAGCGGTGAATTTTATTAAGGACACGGAAACACGGATTAAAGAACTCAGTGCAAGAAGAGATGAACTAAGTAGAGAAACGGGTCAGAGATATCAGTCGAATCCGGATCCAGCAAAAACTGAATCCGATTTGCCTAAATCGGATCCGGCGACTGTGATGGTGCAACCACACGTGAGCGGCTTAGAAGTGGTGGTGAGCAGCAACTCCTCAGGTCCCGAAGCTTTGCTCCTCTCAAGAGTGCTTGAGACACTTCAAGAGAAAGGGCTTGAAGTCGTCAGCTCTCTCACGACAAGAGTCAATGAGAGGCTCATGCACACTATTCAAGTTGAG GTTAATAGTTTCGGATGCATCGACTTAGCTTGGTTGCAGGAGAAGCTAGTTGAGGATTTGATACTTTCAACAGG AAAATATCTGAAGTCTTCTTGA